The following are encoded in a window of Pseudalgibacter alginicilyticus genomic DNA:
- a CDS encoding GbsR/MarR family transcriptional regulator, which produces MKQKVCQEKMALVEKLGVHLESRDQLAPVAARIMSYIILTGKKGATFEDMVSILCASKSTISTHLNHLQDLKKIVYFTKTGDRKKYFIVNKGMIVQHIDTMISEWQEVRELHLEIKNYKEVVNSHNIENEEEKFDLNFHNDYIKFLDEVSSSVKELKQKLLNNQIHI; this is translated from the coding sequence ATGAAACAAAAAGTCTGTCAAGAAAAAATGGCCTTAGTAGAAAAGTTAGGTGTTCATTTGGAGAGTAGAGATCAGTTAGCTCCTGTTGCTGCACGTATCATGTCGTATATCATCCTTACGGGAAAAAAAGGAGCTACTTTTGAGGACATGGTTAGCATTCTTTGTGCTAGTAAAAGTACCATCTCAACACATCTAAACCATTTACAAGATTTGAAAAAAATTGTGTATTTCACAAAAACAGGAGATCGTAAAAAGTATTTTATAGTGAATAAAGGTATGATTGTTCAGCACATAGATACAATGATAAGTGAATGGCAAGAAGTTAGAGAATTACATTTAGAAATAAAAAATTATAAAGAAGTAGTTAATAGTCACAATATTGAAAATGAAGAAGAAAAATTTGATTTGAATTTTCATAACGATTATATAAAGTTTTTAGATGAAGTTTCATCATCTGTTAAAGAGTTAAAACAAAAATTATTAAACAACCAAATCCATATTTAA
- a CDS encoding efflux RND transporter periplasmic adaptor subunit yields MKNNKLYIILGLSLFLVVVSCGNKQENNAALQQAPPAIPVSQLQTKTVTGYKEYPTTIEGIVNSDVRAKTSGYIQDVLVDEGQKVRKGQVLFKLETQSLNQDAGAAKARINVAQVEVNKLIPLVEKNIISSVQLETAKANLAQAQANYSSVSANIGYATIKSPVDGYVGQINFREGALISPSDATPLTTVSNISRVYAFFSLNETEYLDFLQNAEGENVKDKIANFPLVNLILANGSVYNEKGHIETSSGQINQSTGTVSFRAVFDNPNQLVTNGNSGKIQIPTIYEDAIVVPQEATYEQQGNIMLFKLDEENKVNTSIIKVKATVDNLYVVESGVNNKEKIVVSGVGKLRNGMEINPQDKPFDEAIQPIATLFRN; encoded by the coding sequence ATGAAAAACAATAAGTTATATATTATTTTAGGACTAAGTTTATTCTTAGTTGTTGTAAGTTGTGGTAATAAACAAGAAAACAATGCTGCTTTACAACAGGCACCCCCAGCCATTCCTGTGTCGCAGCTTCAAACTAAGACTGTAACTGGTTATAAAGAATACCCAACCACTATAGAAGGAATAGTAAATAGTGATGTTAGAGCAAAAACCTCAGGATATATCCAAGATGTTCTGGTTGATGAAGGTCAGAAAGTACGCAAAGGGCAAGTATTGTTTAAATTAGAAACACAGTCCTTAAATCAAGATGCAGGTGCAGCCAAAGCACGCATTAATGTAGCACAAGTTGAGGTAAATAAATTAATTCCTTTAGTTGAGAAAAATATAATTAGTTCTGTGCAATTAGAAACGGCTAAGGCTAATTTAGCTCAAGCTCAAGCAAATTATAGTAGTGTATCGGCTAATATTGGTTATGCAACTATTAAAAGTCCTGTTGATGGTTATGTAGGTCAAATTAACTTTAGAGAAGGGGCGCTAATTAGCCCAAGTGATGCTACACCTTTAACTACAGTGAGCAACATTAGTAGAGTTTATGCTTTCTTTAGCTTGAATGAAACAGAGTATTTAGATTTTTTACAGAATGCCGAAGGTGAAAACGTCAAGGATAAAATAGCCAACTTTCCATTAGTTAATTTAATATTGGCTAACGGAAGTGTTTACAATGAAAAAGGACACATAGAAACGAGTTCGGGTCAAATCAACCAAAGCACAGGTACCGTAAGTTTTAGAGCGGTTTTTGATAATCCTAATCAGTTAGTAACAAATGGTAATAGTGGTAAAATTCAAATTCCAACTATTTATGAAGATGCTATAGTAGTACCTCAAGAAGCAACTTACGAGCAGCAAGGCAACATTATGTTGTTTAAACTCGATGAGGAAAATAAGGTAAATACGTCAATTATAAAAGTAAAAGCTACAGTTGATAACTTATATGTAGTAGAATCAGGCGTTAATAATAAAGAGAAAATCGTAGTTTCTGGAGTAGGTAAACTAAGAAACGGCATGGAAATTAATCCTCAAGACAAACCATTTGATGAGGCTATTCAACCTATTGCGACTTTATTCAGAAATTAA
- a CDS encoding efflux RND transporter permease subunit, translating to MLKTFIERPVLSTVISIIIVLLGAISIGTLPVEEYPDIAPPTIKVSASYTGANAETVLESVIIPIEEQINGVEGMTYITSTASNTGTAEITVYFDQDMDADIAAVNVQNRVARATPLLPAEVTQTGVTTQKQETSALMFISMYSESEDYDATFIQNYLKINVIPAMQRISGVGDVSVFSQQDYAMRIWLKPEKLAAYNLIPSDITAVLAEQNLEAAAGSLGQNNGESFSYTLTYSGRFKDESQYSDIIVKALGNGEFLRLKDVATIELDAQSYAANAMSLGNPAVFMGIFQTKGSNAQEIIENIKTTLTDVESDLPEGLSIFVPYDTSLFLNASIEKVIHTLLEAFLLVFLVVFIFLQDFRSTLIPAIAVPVSIIGTFFFLNLFGYSINLLTLFALVLAIGIVVDDAIVVVEAVHAKMDEGEHNPKKATLTAMNEISGAIISITLVMSAVFIPVTFVTGPTGVFYEQFGVTLIIAILISAVNALTLSPALCALLLKSHGDDEEVKGKSPLKRFYTLFNRGFNATIDRYGRSLQFLYKNKFISGLLLVIAIVGIYWAANTTPTGFVPNEDRGIIFANIELPAGASLDRTDAVARKLYAKIENLDGIVGVNVIKGRSLINGSGSNYGMGIIKLKDWSEREDEALSSQAITGKLFGIAAGIPEANIIFFSPPSIRGFGNSAGFEVNLLDKFGGEFSDLDQANKDFSMALMSHPEIKYAQSSFSTNYPQYEMEVNVPLAKEKGVSVTSIFATLQGYIGGIYASDFSKFGKQFRVYIQALPEDRADESALNSIYVRTDKGEMTPITQFVSLKRVYGPQSVTRFNLLNSTSITGATNAGFSTGDAIRVIEEEVAKLPSNYTVAYSGLTREEVSAGNQTTFIFILSILFVYFLLSAQYESYLLPFAVVLSLPFGVFGAYISTKFLGLENNIYFQIALIMLIGLLAKNAILIVEFALQRRKRGESIVSSAVQGAKARLRPILMTSFAFILGLMPLVLAQGVGAEGNNSIGTGAAGGMLIGTILGVFVIPILFILFQWLQEKVSSKPAIQTIEE from the coding sequence ATGTTAAAAACATTTATTGAAAGACCTGTGCTTTCAACCGTAATTTCTATTATCATAGTGTTACTTGGTGCCATAAGCATTGGAACATTACCGGTTGAAGAGTATCCAGATATAGCACCACCAACTATTAAGGTTTCAGCATCCTATACTGGAGCTAATGCTGAAACAGTTTTAGAGAGTGTTATCATACCTATTGAAGAGCAAATTAATGGTGTAGAAGGAATGACTTATATTACTTCTACAGCATCAAATACTGGAACCGCTGAAATAACGGTTTATTTTGATCAGGATATGGATGCTGATATTGCAGCCGTAAACGTTCAAAACCGTGTTGCAAGAGCCACGCCGTTATTACCAGCAGAAGTTACACAAACAGGGGTAACCACACAGAAGCAAGAAACGAGTGCTCTCATGTTTATTTCTATGTATTCCGAAAGTGAAGATTATGATGCCACATTTATTCAAAATTATTTAAAAATTAATGTAATACCTGCTATGCAGCGTATTAGTGGTGTAGGTGATGTAAGTGTGTTTTCACAACAAGATTACGCGATGCGTATTTGGTTAAAACCAGAAAAATTGGCCGCTTATAATTTAATACCGTCAGATATTACGGCAGTATTAGCAGAGCAAAATTTAGAAGCTGCAGCTGGATCTTTAGGACAGAATAATGGAGAGTCATTTTCTTACACGCTGACCTATAGTGGGCGTTTTAAGGATGAAAGTCAATATAGTGATATTATAGTTAAAGCTTTAGGTAACGGAGAATTTTTAAGATTAAAAGATGTGGCTACTATTGAATTAGACGCTCAATCGTATGCCGCTAACGCTATGAGTTTAGGAAATCCTGCTGTCTTTATGGGAATTTTTCAAACCAAAGGGTCTAATGCACAAGAAATTATAGAAAATATTAAAACAACCCTTACCGATGTAGAAAGTGATCTACCTGAAGGTTTAAGTATTTTTGTGCCTTATGATACCAGTTTGTTTCTTAATGCCTCAATTGAAAAAGTTATTCATACTTTATTAGAAGCCTTTTTACTTGTGTTTTTAGTGGTCTTTATTTTCTTGCAAGATTTCCGTTCCACTTTAATACCAGCCATTGCAGTACCTGTTTCTATTATCGGTACCTTCTTCTTTTTAAATTTGTTTGGATATTCAATTAACTTATTAACGCTATTTGCATTAGTGTTGGCTATTGGTATTGTGGTAGATGATGCCATAGTTGTTGTTGAAGCGGTACATGCTAAAATGGATGAAGGGGAGCATAACCCTAAAAAAGCAACCCTTACAGCCATGAATGAAATATCAGGAGCTATTATCTCAATTACTTTGGTCATGTCTGCTGTATTTATTCCAGTAACATTTGTAACCGGTCCAACAGGGGTTTTCTATGAGCAATTTGGAGTTACTTTAATTATAGCCATACTTATTTCTGCGGTAAACGCTTTAACCTTAAGTCCAGCCTTATGTGCTTTATTATTAAAATCGCATGGAGATGATGAAGAGGTTAAAGGAAAAAGTCCTTTAAAGCGTTTTTATACCTTATTTAATCGTGGTTTTAATGCCACCATTGATAGATACGGAAGGTCACTTCAGTTTTTATATAAAAACAAATTTATTTCTGGACTATTGTTAGTAATCGCTATTGTAGGGATTTATTGGGCAGCTAATACTACTCCTACAGGTTTCGTTCCTAATGAAGATAGAGGAATTATTTTTGCAAATATTGAATTGCCAGCGGGGGCATCATTAGATAGAACAGATGCTGTAGCAAGAAAATTATATGCTAAAATTGAAAATTTAGATGGTATTGTAGGTGTGAACGTTATTAAAGGTCGAAGTTTAATAAATGGTTCTGGATCTAACTACGGAATGGGTATTATTAAGTTGAAAGATTGGAGCGAGCGTGAAGATGAAGCTCTTTCTTCTCAGGCTATTACTGGAAAATTATTTGGTATTGCTGCAGGAATTCCTGAAGCTAATATCATCTTCTTTTCACCACCTAGTATTCGTGGATTTGGTAATTCGGCAGGATTTGAAGTTAATTTATTAGATAAATTTGGTGGGGAGTTTTCAGATTTAGACCAAGCAAATAAAGATTTTTCAATGGCTTTAATGAGCCATCCTGAAATTAAATATGCACAATCTTCATTTAGTACCAACTATCCACAATATGAGATGGAGGTTAATGTGCCTTTAGCCAAAGAAAAAGGTGTTTCAGTAACAAGTATTTTTGCTACCTTACAAGGGTATATAGGCGGAATTTATGCATCAGATTTTTCAAAATTTGGTAAGCAGTTTAGAGTTTATATTCAAGCTTTACCAGAAGATAGAGCAGATGAAAGTGCTTTAAATAGTATATACGTTAGAACTGACAAAGGAGAAATGACACCAATTACTCAGTTTGTAAGTTTAAAAAGAGTTTATGGACCACAGTCGGTAACCCGTTTTAATTTGTTGAACTCTACAAGTATTACTGGTGCTACAAACGCAGGGTTTAGTACAGGTGATGCTATTAGAGTTATTGAAGAAGAAGTTGCTAAGCTTCCAAGTAACTATACGGTGGCTTATTCAGGATTAACTCGTGAGGAGGTTAGTGCAGGAAACCAAACTACCTTTATTTTTATTTTGAGTATCCTCTTTGTGTATTTCTTATTAAGTGCACAATACGAAAGTTACTTATTACCGTTTGCTGTTGTATTATCATTACCATTTGGAGTTTTTGGAGCCTATATTAGTACAAAATTTTTAGGATTAGAAAACAATATTTATTTCCAAATTGCCCTAATAATGCTTATTGGATTATTAGCCAAAAATGCTATTCTTATTGTAGAGTTTGCCTTGCAGCGACGTAAAAGAGGGGAAAGTATAGTTAGTTCTGCAGTTCAAGGTGCTAAAGCGCGTTTGCGACCAATTTTAATGACTTCTTTTGCCTTTATCTTAGGGTTAATGCCATTAGTCTTAGCACAAGGTGTTGGTGCTGAAGGTAACAATTCCATTGGTACAGGGGCTGCAGGAGGAATGCTTATTGGTACTATTTTAGGGGTGTTTGTTATTCCTATCTTATTTATATTATTTCAGTGGTTACAAGAAAAAGTTTCGAGTAAACCCGCAATACAAACTATTGAAGAATAA
- a CDS encoding efflux transporter outer membrane subunit encodes MKSILKHKNLSKGALLIVVGLTLQSCFVAKDYTRSDLDIETEALYRTENLPMDSLSIADVSWKDLFTDPYLQQYIEEGLQNNMDVRIAIQQMVAAEAYAKQGKAGYLPTLSVGPNYTHQEYSENSQFGAIFSGGLDTYDITANLSWEADIWGKIRSNKRATQAAYLQSVSGHQAVKTQLISSIANTYYNLLALDAQLEVTKQTIAARESGVKTIEALKEAGQVTQVAVDQNIAQYNSAKALQVDIETAIFKTENALSILLGKSAQHFERSSLDIQDIKQDITFGVPAALLSNRPDVMAAEYGLIQAFELTNVAKSSLYPSLTLTASGGFQSLVLEDLLSTNSLFATLVGGLTQPIFNQRKLKTQKEVALAQQEQALLQFKKTLLMAGNEVSNALFSYESETKKFEFRKNEVEALRTAEANSEELLKNGYANYLDLLTARQSALSAELNTIESQLQQLISIVDLYEALGGGWK; translated from the coding sequence ATGAAATCAATTTTGAAACATAAAAACTTAAGCAAAGGGGCTTTGCTAATCGTTGTTGGGTTAACATTACAAAGCTGTTTTGTAGCCAAAGATTATACAAGGTCAGATTTAGACATAGAAACGGAAGCCCTTTATAGAACTGAAAACTTACCAATGGATAGTCTGTCTATAGCAGATGTATCTTGGAAAGATTTATTTACAGACCCTTATCTTCAACAATATATTGAAGAAGGGTTGCAAAACAATATGGATGTGCGTATCGCCATACAGCAGATGGTTGCTGCAGAGGCCTATGCTAAACAAGGTAAGGCAGGTTATTTACCAACTTTAAGTGTAGGACCAAATTATACACACCAAGAGTATTCTGAAAACAGTCAATTTGGAGCTATCTTTAGTGGTGGTTTAGATACTTATGATATTACTGCAAACTTATCATGGGAAGCCGATATATGGGGAAAAATACGTAGTAATAAACGAGCTACGCAAGCCGCTTATTTACAAAGTGTATCAGGACATCAAGCTGTAAAAACACAATTAATTTCAAGTATAGCAAATACTTATTATAATTTGCTGGCTTTGGATGCGCAGTTAGAAGTTACAAAACAAACTATTGCAGCTAGAGAAAGTGGTGTTAAAACTATTGAAGCTTTAAAAGAAGCTGGACAAGTCACTCAAGTGGCAGTAGATCAAAATATAGCACAATACAACAGTGCTAAAGCATTACAAGTAGATATTGAAACAGCTATTTTTAAAACTGAAAATGCTCTCAGTATTTTATTAGGGAAATCAGCGCAGCACTTTGAAAGGAGTAGTTTAGATATCCAAGATATTAAGCAAGATATTACCTTTGGTGTACCTGCTGCCTTGTTAAGTAACAGACCCGATGTTATGGCTGCGGAGTATGGATTGATTCAGGCTTTTGAACTGACAAATGTCGCTAAAAGTAGCCTATACCCATCGTTAACACTAACAGCTTCAGGTGGGTTTCAAAGTTTGGTGTTAGAAGATTTACTTAGTACAAATTCATTATTTGCAACATTAGTTGGAGGGTTAACGCAACCTATTTTTAATCAACGTAAGCTTAAAACTCAAAAAGAAGTTGCTTTAGCTCAGCAGGAACAAGCTTTACTTCAATTTAAGAAGACATTATTAATGGCTGGAAACGAAGTGTCTAATGCATTATTTTCGTATGAATCGGAAACTAAAAAATTTGAATTTAGAAAAAATGAAGTGGAAGCTTTACGTACTGCCGAAGCAAATTCTGAAGAGTTGCTTAAAAATGGCTATGCTAATTATTTAGATTTATTAACAGCAAGACAAAGTGCACTAAGTGCAGAACTTAATACTATAGAAAGCCAATTGCAACAACTAATATCTATTGTAGATTTATATGAAGCCCTTGGAGGTGGATGGAAATAA